In Prosthecochloris sp. GSB1, the following proteins share a genomic window:
- the mgtE gene encoding magnesium transporter, which produces MIGTPILPEIRELIERRNFSALQRIFTDWLPVDLAELISDLPGNEQAILFRLLPKEVATQTFEYLDIDAQQNLLTALTKKDVSHILNSMSPDDRTEMLEELPGNVVQELLRLLSFEEFKIAKTLLAYSEDSVGRLMSPDYISVKKDWAIAQVLDYIRKHGHESETLNVIYVVDDYGKLIGELASRDLLLSQPDRIVRELISEEKIITLTATQDQQDALETFKRYDRVALPVVDSNGYLIGIVTVDDMLDVAEEEETEDIQKFGGIEALEEPYMDLPLLQVIKKRGVWLVVLFLGEMLTASAMAFFEDELAKAIVLATFIPLIISSGGNSGSQAATLIIRALALGEITIKDWWRVMRREILSGLALGGILGLIGVFRVVFWSVVLGTYNIEWITVGYTVGVSLVGVVLLGTLAGSMLPLLLQRWGLDPATSSAPFVATIVDVAGIIIYFSVATIFLSGVLL; this is translated from the coding sequence ATGATCGGCACCCCAATCCTACCAGAAATTCGAGAGCTGATCGAGCGCCGGAATTTCAGCGCGCTGCAAAGGATATTTACGGACTGGCTTCCCGTCGATCTCGCCGAACTCATTTCCGACCTCCCCGGAAACGAGCAGGCCATTCTTTTCAGGCTCCTGCCCAAGGAAGTAGCGACCCAGACCTTCGAATATCTCGATATCGACGCACAGCAGAACCTGCTGACCGCACTCACCAAGAAGGATGTGTCGCACATTCTCAACAGCATGTCGCCCGACGACCGTACTGAAATGCTCGAAGAGCTGCCGGGAAACGTCGTGCAGGAACTGCTGCGCCTGCTCTCTTTCGAGGAATTCAAGATCGCCAAGACCCTGCTTGCCTATTCCGAGGACAGCGTGGGACGGCTCATGTCGCCCGACTACATCAGCGTCAAGAAAGACTGGGCGATCGCCCAGGTTCTCGATTATATAAGAAAGCATGGCCACGAGAGCGAAACGCTCAACGTCATCTACGTCGTCGACGACTACGGAAAACTCATCGGAGAACTCGCGTCGCGCGATCTTCTTCTCTCCCAGCCGGACAGAATCGTCAGGGAGCTCATTTCCGAGGAAAAGATCATCACCCTGACCGCGACGCAGGACCAGCAGGACGCGCTTGAAACCTTCAAGAGGTATGACCGCGTCGCACTGCCTGTCGTCGATTCGAACGGCTACCTGATAGGTATCGTCACGGTGGACGACATGCTCGACGTGGCCGAGGAAGAGGAAACGGAGGATATACAGAAATTCGGAGGTATCGAGGCGCTCGAGGAACCCTACATGGACCTGCCCCTCCTCCAGGTCATCAAGAAGAGGGGCGTCTGGCTGGTGGTGCTGTTCCTTGGAGAAATGCTCACCGCGTCGGCAATGGCCTTCTTTGAGGACGAGCTCGCCAAAGCGATCGTGCTGGCAACGTTCATACCGCTGATCATCTCAAGCGGCGGCAATTCCGGCTCGCAGGCCGCGACGCTGATCATCCGCGCACTCGCGCTGGGAGAGATAACCATCAAGGACTGGTGGAGGGTCATGCGGCGGGAGATCCTTTCCGGGCTCGCCCTCGGCGGCATCCTCGGCCTGATCGGCGTCTTCAGGGTCGTTTTCTGGTCGGTCGTGCTCGGCACCTACAACATCGAATGGATAACGGTGGGTTACACGGTCGGGGTGTCGCTCGTCGGCGTCGTGCTTCTCGGCACGCTCGCCGGATCGATGCTCCCCCTTCTGCTCCAACGCTGGGGTCTCGACCCCGCGACCTCCTCGGCACCGTTTGTGGCAACGATCGTCGACGTCGCCGGGATCATCATCTATTTCAGCGTGGCGACCATATTTCTCAGCGGCGTGCTGCTTTGA
- a CDS encoding electron transfer flavoprotein-ubiquinone oxidoreductase: MSPERESLDFDIVFVGAGPANLSAAIHLQNLVERHNERATSPLEPEIAIIEKGRYPGAHLLSGAILDPSAFSLFMPDFLEKGCPLEAPVGKEHVWFLGEKRKLRIPYLPEAFRNGGNYLVSLSRFGAWLASEAEARGIALIDNTAATGPILENGRVAGIVTDDKGIDRNGRAMPGSEPGMRLNARAVVVGEGARGSLFRQLDRIFGLQPEAGKQIYETGVKEVWKIPAGRTGAGEIHHTFGHPLPPELYGGGWLYAFSETSVSLGFVTSAEPSLPSVDPHYNLQLFKRHPLVRDIIAGGSMLEYGAKTITSGGYDAMPKLFGPGFLLTGECAGLVNMQRLKGLHLAMHSGVLAAETLFDSLVSGDFTEKALRTYETRFETSAMKEELHGARLYRQGFEHGLYRGLVNAGLKVAVPAPPSSPGENRLLPGGKEYDKWLLKKKAFRPDGALTFGKNDSVFRSGTVHEENQPCHLEIQPEDVAVICAERCAGEFGNPCQHFCPAGVYEIDTDSRPPLKINPSNCLHCKTCEIADPYGVIVWKPPEGGGGPGYKLC, from the coding sequence ATGAGTCCGGAAAGGGAATCACTTGATTTCGATATCGTTTTTGTCGGCGCAGGCCCCGCGAACCTTTCTGCGGCGATCCATCTTCAAAACCTTGTCGAACGGCACAACGAAAGGGCGACGTCCCCGCTCGAACCGGAAATAGCAATCATCGAAAAAGGACGCTATCCCGGCGCGCACCTGCTGTCCGGAGCGATTCTCGACCCTTCGGCGTTCAGCCTTTTCATGCCCGATTTTCTGGAGAAGGGGTGCCCGCTCGAAGCTCCGGTCGGGAAAGAACACGTCTGGTTTCTCGGAGAAAAAAGAAAGCTCCGGATCCCCTATCTGCCCGAAGCCTTCCGTAACGGGGGCAATTACCTCGTCTCGCTCAGCCGTTTCGGAGCATGGCTCGCCTCAGAGGCCGAAGCCCGCGGCATCGCTCTGATCGACAATACGGCCGCAACCGGCCCGATCCTCGAAAACGGACGGGTTGCGGGAATCGTCACCGACGACAAGGGAATCGACAGAAACGGCAGGGCGATGCCGGGTTCAGAACCCGGCATGCGACTCAACGCCAGAGCCGTCGTCGTGGGAGAAGGGGCCCGCGGCTCCCTTTTCCGCCAACTCGACAGGATATTCGGTCTTCAGCCCGAAGCCGGAAAACAGATCTACGAAACCGGCGTCAAGGAGGTATGGAAAATCCCCGCCGGGCGTACAGGGGCTGGAGAAATACACCATACCTTCGGCCACCCGCTGCCGCCGGAGCTGTACGGCGGAGGCTGGCTCTACGCTTTTTCGGAAACGTCGGTCTCGCTCGGGTTCGTCACCTCGGCTGAACCCTCTTTGCCTTCGGTTGACCCGCATTACAACCTCCAGTTGTTCAAGCGCCACCCGCTCGTGCGCGACATCATCGCGGGAGGATCGATGCTCGAGTACGGAGCGAAAACTATCACTTCAGGAGGTTACGACGCCATGCCGAAACTCTTCGGCCCGGGGTTTCTCCTGACGGGCGAGTGCGCCGGGCTGGTCAACATGCAACGTCTGAAAGGGCTGCACCTGGCAATGCATTCGGGCGTTCTTGCGGCGGAAACCCTTTTCGATTCGCTGGTTTCAGGCGATTTCACGGAAAAAGCCCTGCGAACCTACGAAACGCGTTTCGAAACATCGGCCATGAAGGAGGAACTCCATGGTGCGAGGTTGTACCGTCAGGGCTTCGAACATGGCCTGTACAGAGGCCTCGTGAACGCCGGACTCAAGGTCGCCGTTCCCGCTCCGCCCTCGTCTCCCGGCGAAAACCGGCTTCTGCCCGGCGGAAAGGAATACGACAAATGGCTGCTGAAGAAAAAGGCTTTCCGACCCGACGGCGCGCTCACGTTCGGCAAAAACGATTCGGTATTCAGATCGGGAACCGTGCACGAGGAAAACCAGCCCTGCCACCTCGAGATACAACCGGAGGACGTCGCGGTCATCTGCGCCGAACGTTGCGCAGGGGAATTCGGCAATCCCTGCCAGCACTTCTGCCCTGCGGGAGTCTATGAAATCGACACGGACAGCCGGCCGCCGCTGAAAATAAACCCGTCAAACTGCCTTCACTGCAAAACGTGCGAAATAGCCGATCCCTACGGAGTCATCGTCTGGAAGCCTCCCGAAGGCGGCGGAGGACCAGGCTACAAACTCTGCTGA
- a CDS encoding DNA-3-methyladenine glycosylase: MTRVHDDFFRKPALELAEALLGRIFVHDTSAGKRYRARIVETEAYLAAGDAACHAHKGMTERNRVMYAPPGTLYVYFSYGCHHLMNIVTEPEGVAGAVLLRAMEPLEGVEHMERNRKTASRVNLMNGPGKLTSAMEITLEHNGLRLSGDAVYIEEGDPVDPALVRSSPRIGISKATKLSWRRYVANCPYVSKPRPGPPREKKGGRLET; this comes from the coding sequence ATGACAAGAGTGCATGACGATTTTTTCCGTAAACCCGCGCTGGAACTTGCCGAAGCGCTTCTCGGCAGGATTTTCGTTCACGACACCTCCGCCGGAAAACGGTACCGCGCAAGAATCGTCGAAACCGAGGCCTATCTTGCGGCGGGCGACGCCGCCTGCCATGCCCACAAAGGGATGACCGAAAGAAACCGGGTCATGTATGCGCCCCCCGGAACACTTTATGTATATTTCAGTTATGGCTGCCATCACCTGATGAACATCGTAACCGAACCCGAAGGAGTCGCCGGCGCGGTGCTGCTGAGAGCCATGGAGCCACTGGAGGGCGTGGAGCATATGGAGCGCAACCGCAAGACAGCTTCGCGGGTGAACCTTATGAATGGGCCGGGAAAGCTCACCAGCGCAATGGAGATAACGCTCGAACATAACGGCTTGCGGCTTTCGGGCGATGCCGTCTATATCGAGGAAGGCGATCCGGTCGATCCGGCCCTGGTCCGCTCGTCGCCGAGAATCGGCATCAGCAAGGCTACGAAGCTGTCGTGGAGACGCTACGTCGCCAACTGCCCGTACGTTTCGAAACCGAGGCCCGGACCGCCGCGCGAAAAGAAGGGAGGACGGTTGGAAACTTGA
- a CDS encoding alpha/beta hydrolase — MLQRKQLNLAFLDLTAGETQENDILVMLHGYGSNEKDLIQLAPLLDREMRFISVRAPERLDREMYGWFPLEFTPQGVTADREAVREAGKTLAVFLRGVLETYNPRGGKLWLMGFSQGAIMSYLIALAEPSLLHGIIALSGQFPEPALQAAPDPQAFRALPFLVVHGLYDDVLPVTNGRFAEQWLTGKIDDLTYREYPVGHSIHPDAPAVLDEWLTSRRRAT, encoded by the coding sequence ATGCTCCAGCGCAAACAGTTAAACCTTGCCTTTCTCGACCTCACCGCCGGAGAAACCCAGGAAAACGATATTCTGGTGATGCTGCACGGCTACGGCAGCAACGAAAAAGATCTCATCCAACTGGCGCCGTTGCTCGACAGGGAAATGCGATTCATCAGCGTCAGGGCTCCTGAGCGTCTCGACCGTGAAATGTACGGCTGGTTCCCGCTCGAATTCACGCCACAAGGCGTCACGGCGGATCGTGAGGCTGTTCGCGAAGCAGGCAAAACGCTTGCGGTTTTTCTCCGCGGGGTCCTGGAAACATACAATCCGAGGGGGGGAAAACTCTGGCTCATGGGTTTCAGCCAGGGAGCCATCATGAGCTATCTTATAGCGCTTGCCGAGCCTTCGCTGCTGCACGGCATCATCGCCCTCTCCGGGCAGTTTCCCGAGCCCGCCCTGCAGGCCGCGCCCGACCCGCAAGCGTTCCGCGCCCTGCCGTTTCTTGTTGTTCACGGCCTGTACGACGACGTGCTGCCCGTGACGAACGGACGGTTTGCGGAACAATGGCTGACCGGAAAGATCGACGATCTGACCTACCGGGAGTATCCCGTTGGTCACTCCATACATCCCGACGCGCCGGCCGTTCTCGACGAATGGCTCACGTCGAGAAGACGCGCAACCTGA
- the mnmA gene encoding tRNA 2-thiouridine(34) synthase MnmA translates to MQQHVVTGISGGVDSAVAACLLVEQGYRVSGVHIRVLDQDADRLQLEPSPMVVSELQDFAFPVYTLNLSGSFREEVIDYFRQEYLEGKTPNPCMVCNRKIKWKGLLIAARMLEAEAIATGHYARMAREGKRTRLLRGVDRQKDQSYFLWMLGQEELSRTLLPLGPYRKPEVRAMAKRFGVRAAEKKESQEICFVPGNDYREFLKSTMPGRGTDLEGGQFVDPAGNVIGTHHGYPFYTVGQRRGLGLSSHEPLYVNRIEAAANRVHVGGKSLLRCSRLKAAMLNWIAIDPPAEPFRAKARIRYRDAVEPCTILPETPQLTEVVFDSPKQSVTPGQAVVFYREDEVLGGGVITEALHDRT, encoded by the coding sequence ATGCAGCAACATGTCGTAACAGGAATATCCGGGGGAGTTGATTCGGCTGTCGCCGCCTGCCTGCTCGTGGAGCAGGGATACCGTGTCAGCGGCGTGCACATCAGGGTACTCGACCAGGACGCCGACAGACTGCAGCTCGAACCTTCGCCGATGGTCGTCAGCGAACTCCAGGACTTCGCCTTCCCCGTCTACACGCTCAATCTCAGCGGCAGCTTTCGCGAAGAGGTCATCGACTATTTCCGGCAGGAGTACCTTGAAGGAAAAACACCGAACCCCTGCATGGTATGCAACCGGAAAATCAAGTGGAAAGGGCTCCTCATTGCGGCCCGAATGCTGGAGGCGGAAGCGATCGCCACGGGACATTACGCAAGAATGGCACGTGAGGGTAAACGAACCCGCCTGCTCAGGGGAGTCGACAGGCAAAAGGATCAGAGTTACTTTCTCTGGATGCTCGGCCAGGAAGAACTATCCCGCACCCTCTTGCCTCTCGGACCCTACAGAAAACCGGAAGTGCGTGCAATGGCGAAAAGATTCGGTGTCAGGGCTGCTGAAAAGAAAGAGAGCCAGGAAATCTGTTTCGTTCCGGGAAACGATTACCGCGAATTCCTGAAATCCACCATGCCCGGCCGCGGAACAGACCTCGAAGGAGGACAATTCGTCGACCCTGCGGGGAATGTCATCGGCACGCACCACGGCTATCCGTTCTATACCGTCGGACAGAGAAGAGGGCTTGGACTCTCATCGCACGAACCGCTTTACGTCAACCGCATAGAGGCCGCCGCGAACCGGGTCCATGTCGGAGGAAAATCCCTGTTGCGATGCTCAAGGCTGAAAGCGGCCATGCTGAACTGGATCGCCATCGATCCTCCCGCTGAACCGTTCAGGGCAAAGGCGCGCATCCGCTACCGTGACGCCGTTGAACCATGCACGATACTGCCTGAAACCCCGCAACTGACGGAAGTTGTTTTCGATTCTCCGAAACAGTCGGTCACGCCGGGCCAGGCTGTGGTTTTCTACCGGGAAGACGAAGTACTCGGCGGAGGCGTCATCACCGAGGCCCTGCACGATCGGACGTAA